Proteins from a single region of Trichoplusia ni isolate ovarian cell line Hi5 chromosome 3, tn1, whole genome shotgun sequence:
- the LOC113492188 gene encoding sorting nexin-8-like produces MSSITEIVTFEDLEATDVISVELIPERKGLILKHCEYYVSSRRHGTTVSRRYNDFVQLYDVLYAKYPYRAICRLPPKRVVVGGGSSRFLLRRRAALQRWLTLVARHPVLAHDADLRVFLCESNVRLEKPKHDEFVLAGTQEDTPSDVTIEEMQAAFISEQEQLRLAHLGLDRLTQIFEKVESRSGAERADIRELGAALSALATPATPDVPQWVSVTHSLAAAAQLACAVGPAEEEDEECSGGLVGLAGLAAAGYRALCGRLSRGLHAERAAAAAAAPHAPQARPLRDRHRYALRAALQEGAVARAYVVRALQALPALAAAQATAHAQHAELWQDLHRALTLTHA; encoded by the exons atGTCAAGTATCACAGAAATAGTAACATTTGAAGATTTAGAAGCAACGGATGTAATAAGTGTGGAACTAATACCAGAGAGAAAAGGGCTGATTTTGAAGCATTGTGAATACTATGTGAGCTCAAGACGACACGGTACAACAGTCTCGCGACGATATAATGATTTTGTGCAGCTTTATGATGTTTTGTATGCAAAATATCCATACAG AGCCATATGCCGATTACCACCAAAGCGCGTAGTGGTCGGTGGAGGCAGCTCCCGGTTCCTGCTTCGCCGGCGCGCAGCCCTACAGCGATGGCTGACGTTAGTCGCTCGACACCCAGTACTGGCCCATGATGCCGACCTCAGAGTATTCCTATGCGAGAGCAATGTCAGACTCGAGAAGCCCAAACATGATGAATTTGTTCTTGCTGGTACACAGGAGGACACCCCG AGTGATGTAACAATAGAAGAGATGCAAGCCGCGTTCATAAGCGAGCAGGAACAGCTGCGACTGGCGCACCTTGGCCTCGACAGACTCACACAGATCTTCGAGAAAG TGGAAAGCCGCAGTGGTGCTGAACGCGCGGACATTCGTGAGCTAGGAGCCGCTCTGAGTGCACTGGCGACTCCCGCCACGCCCGATGTTCCCCAATGGGTCAGCGTCACCCACTCTCTAGCCGCTGCCGCACA GCTGGCGTGCGCTGTGGGTCCAGCTGAGGAGGAGGACGAGGAGTGTTCGGGCGGGCTGGTGGGGCTGGCGGGGCTGGCCGCGGCGGGCTACCGCGCGCTGTGCGGGCGGCTGTCGCGCGGGCTGCACGccgagcgcgccgccgccgccgccgccgcgccgcacgccCCGCAGGCGCGCCCGCTGCGGGACCGACACCGGTACGCGCTCAGGGCCGCGCTGCAG GAGGGTGCAGTCGCCCGGGCATACGTAGTGCGTGCGCTACAGGCGTTGCCCGCACTGGCCGCTGCTCAGGCCACTG
- the LOC113508728 gene encoding N-acylneuraminate cytidylyltransferase — MWFQVLSLSTILYCCSAEIAVLILARGGSKGLRLKNLRKVGGTSLLSRTIHSAKAAGLHDITVSTDHPLIALEAVKDNVTEFRRSFATATDWAPSIWGALEFLEAKPNVTVLILMQTTSPFTQPADIRSAVEKLNNPVPFDCVFSVTRSNKLRWRLIKGKLHPANFQVKNRVRRQDWDGEFLETGAFYITRRWLLENGQFQNYKQCFHDYSCTVQEVSGIQSLEVDTLEDLRLANTLLNANLGF, encoded by the exons ATGTGGTTTCAAGTGTTAAGCTTGTCGACAat TCTATATTGCTGTAGTGCCGAAATAGCTGTCCTCATTCTTGCTAGAGGAGGCTCTAAGGGACTTCGACTAAAAAACTTAAGGAAGGTTGGCGGTACTAGTTTATTAAGTCGTACAATTCATTCGGCCAAGGCTGCTGGATTACACGATATCACTGTGTCGACTGATCATCCATTAATAGCTCTTGAAGCTGTGAAAG ATAATGTTACCGAATTTCGTCGCAGTTTTGCCACCGCTACAGATTGGGCACCTTCAATATGGGGCGCATTAGAATTTTTAGAGGCCAAACCTAACGTTACTGTTCTTATATTGATGCAAACAACTTCGCCGTTCACTCAACCAGCAGATATAAGGAGCGCTGTGGAAAAATTGAACAATCCAGTTCCATTCGACTGTGTTTTTTCCGTAACTAG aagtaATAAACTTCGTTGGCGTCTTATAAAAGGCAAATTGCATCCTGCCAACTTCCAAGTTAAAAATCGAGTTCGTAGGCAAGATTGGGATGGTGAGTTTTTGGAAACTGGAGCGTTTTATATAACCAGAAGGTGGCTTCTTGAAAATGGTCAATTCCAAAATTATaa acaatgttttcaTGATTACAGTTGCACAGTGCAAGAGGTTAGTGGTATTCAAAGCTTGGAAGTGGATACACTAGAAGATCTACGTCTAGCTAATACTCTACTTAATGCTAACTTAGGTTTTTAA